The genomic DNA GTAATCTTCTCCGCCTTTCATATCAGAAGTTAGCGAATCTCCGACCATTAGTACACTTGATTTATCCGTAATTCCAAATTTCTCAAATGCATAATCAAAAATCTCACGTGCTGGCTTTTGATGACCAACTTCTTCAGAAATAATAATATGATCAAAGAAATTACATAAAGGTGAATTTCCGATTCTTGATTGTTGCACCTTCGTATATCCATTCGTAATAATACCTAACTTGCAATCTTGTAGATTTTCACATAATTGTACTGCGCCTTCTATAAGGTGTACTTCTTTCCCTAAGTTTTCAAGATATACATCACTAAATTGCTGTGCATCTACATTTATATTATGAAGTGCAAATAATTGTCTAAATCGATCTACTGCTAATTCACTTAGCGTAATCATTTTATTTTCTAAATCTCTCCATAATCCATTACTAATCTCTTTATAACTTGCAAGATAATCATTATACCCTGTAGGCATACCAAACTGTACAAACGCATTATGTAATGCGTGTCTTTCCGTTTCAGGGAAATCTAATAATGTATCATCTACGTCGAATAATATAACTTTGTATTTCATGATGTTCTCCTCAATTCCTATTTTAAAAGCTTCGTTCTCATTGCTTAAAATTTATTTAATTCTTTTAACTAAAGCACACTTTAATTCAATTTTTATATAACTAAAATTACACCTCTGCGCTTAATAATTTATAATCATTATTAAAATAGGCATGTATCATGTGTCCACCAAATAAATCTCCATCATGATATTCACAGTATATATCATTTTCTCTAATTTCAATGTCATAGAGCGTAATCGCTTTTGCAAATTTTTCTTTCGTTATATCATATTCTCCTGCATCTACAGCATCCCAATTTAAATGTTCATCATTATCATCATACTCAGGCCAAAAATCATTTTTGTAATTTATCAATTTTTCTGCTATGGCTACTTTAGCCTTTTTATCAAATTCTTCTATACATAAAAAAAGCTTCTCTGCCCTTTTAATCATCTCATTAACATCTACATATTCATTTCTAATATCCAATTGCCAATGTATTTCCTCATTTTTTTGCTGATATACTTTACATGTCTCATTAAAGGTAAACAATCCTATTAATTCACTTTTTATTGATTTCCCCATCTCCTAATTTCCTTTCTATTATGATAACCCTCCATCAAATACATAGACATTTTCTTGCTTTTTCCCTATAGTTCATTATAGAAATCATTATAAATCACACGACTTTACCGTCACTTAACATAATAACACGATAGTAATATAAGTTTATATATTTCATTATGAGGCGCTTAACCTGCTCTTTATTGAATACACCATTATCTTCTATTTTCAACTACGCTATAAGTAAAAGGAGGCTAATCCGCTCAGCCTCCTTTTACTTATTAATCTTCTAGTAATAACTCTTTCATTTCCTCTAACGACTCTTTCGTAAAGCCAAGAGCCCTTTCAGCGTATGCTTCAACTGATCCGTATTGCTTTTGAATTTCACCAATCGCAGCTTGCAAGTATTCAGCACGTGCTTCAAACATTGCACCTAATATCGCTCTGCTCTCATCGTTTTGTAATTTCGCACCTAAAAAGGCCATCATTTTTTCATTTAGCTTTTCACGGAAACCGTTACTTAGTAAGTAGTCTTCCATTACTGTTTTTTCCGGTACACCTAGTAAAAGTAATAATAGTGCTGATCCGAATCCAGTACGGTCTTTTCCAGCTGTACAGTGGTTTACTAACGGTAAGTTTTCCGGATTTTGCGCTAAGTTTAAGAAGCTTACAAATGCCTCGTTACCACTTACGAAACCTTGATTCATTTTCACAAGATACTCACCTGGTTTTCCTAACATAGAAAGGTCACCAACTTGGAAAAATTCATTTATATTTAAGTCTTTCGCTAAATCTTGCATAACTGGTAAGCACACTTGACGAGCACCTGTAATCTCTGGGTTTGGCTTATGCTTCACTTCAAAGTCTGTACGGTAGTCACAAATTAATTTCAAGCCAGACTTTTGTAAATAGTCGATATCCCACTCTGTTAGTCCTGCCAATTCTTCAGAACGGTACAACTTGCCCCATTTTACTTTACGGCCTTCAGTCGTTTCATATCCTCCCATATCACGGAAGTTAAACGCGCCTTGTAATGGCAGTCTACGTTCAGCTACTGTTACTGCTTGTCCATTACTTCCTACTAGTCTAAAATATGGACGTTCAGTTTCACTCGGGTTTTCAATTGTATATGATAATTCTCCATTTAACGTTGCAAGTAATTCTCCATTTTCTTCAATATGATCTGGTGAAGTACTCCAATAAATACGAACTTCTTCTATATTATTTTCCCACTTTATTTGTAACGTATTATCTTCAATTCTTTCTACAGTTGCTTGTAGCCAATTTCTTTGCTGCTCCATTCTTTCACCAACGCTTTCTCATATAATCGAATCTTTCTTTATTGTATTATAGGAATATCTATTTTGTCGTTCTCATTTTTCTTTTTATCTTACAAAGAGGCAAAAAGTTCTTTTACTTGTTCATAAGTTGTACACGGATTCCCTCGAAAGACATATGCAATTTGTTCATCACCTAAATCTTTATATACAACTGTCCCGCGATCAGGGTGCGAATAAATAGTCCCCTCCCGCTATACGAGTTCGAGAATATAGACCATTCATCCTCCTAAAACACCCTCACATACCGCTCAGTACAACTCAGCAGCTGACATCCGTTCTTTTCAAAAACATCCTTCATCCACTCATTTTGTACATTTGTCTCACCAATATAATAAGATGCACCTATTTCCTTTAAGACAAACATCGCACCTGCAAATAGTGCAGCTTCATATCCCTTATTACGCATATTTGGAGTAACTGCGAAGTACATAAGTTTCCCTTCTTCTAACGTACCTCTTTCAATATGCGGGATTACAATTCCTATCGGCTCTTCATCGACACTCGCTGTTAAGCAATGTTCTTTCCAGTGCTCACCAATTTCTTGTAGCATCATATGCACAAATTGATCATGAGCGACTGGTTCTCCCGTCGCTTCATTCCACAGTGAATAAAAAGCCTCTTCTCCAACTTCTTCAATAAGCTTAAAATCCATTTCACTTTCTACATCTTCTACTTCATATATATCTTTAAATACAATCATGTTTTCCGTAACATATTCAAATGAATACGTTTCAAAACATTTTTTATACACATCATAATTTGGACTTTTTGAAGAGATTTCAAAATGTAGTTTTTCTAATTCACCTTTTTTAGCTTCAGCAACGCAATATTGCATCATTTCCTCTAATTGCTCTTCTGTAAAAATCTCTGCATTATTTTCTTTTATCATAATAGAAGAAGCACTTCTTCTTATTTTAAAATGTTTTTCTAACTGTTCTATCGTCGTCATATTCTTCCCTCATCTATATCATACTCGAATTTCTAATCGTTCTCCTTGCATGAGCAGGATTGTCCTTGAATATATAGAATACTAGAAAAGATCGCATCTTTAAAGTGCGGAGGAGGTTCTCCAGTGGATATTACAGCATTGCAACAACAGTTAGAGCTTATACAACAAAATGACTATACGCAACTACAGCATATAGACGTAAATGAGTTAACTTTGAACATGCTTCAGTATATCGGAACGACTGATAGCTACGTTCGTTACCAACTTATATATAAATGTTTTGCGCATTTCATTCATCATGAATTCCTTATGGACGATCAGCTGAAATTACTTCTGCAAACTTGTTTAAGTGATGAGTATTTATATTGTGACATTTACTCCCCACATACAGATGGGGTTTTCACACGTTCTTACACTGTTTCGTTAATT from Bacillus cereus G9842 includes the following:
- a CDS encoding GNAT family N-acetyltransferase, with product MTTIEQLEKHFKIRRSASSIMIKENNAEIFTEEQLEEMMQYCVAEAKKGELEKLHFEISSKSPNYDVYKKCFETYSFEYVTENMIVFKDIYEVEDVESEMDFKLIEEVGEEAFYSLWNEATGEPVAHDQFVHMMLQEIGEHWKEHCLTASVDEEPIGIVIPHIERGTLEEGKLMYFAVTPNMRNKGYEAALFAGAMFVLKEIGASYYIGETNVQNEWMKDVFEKNGCQLLSCTERYVRVF
- a CDS encoding DUF2262 domain-containing protein, which codes for MGKSIKSELIGLFTFNETCKVYQQKNEEIHWQLDIRNEYVDVNEMIKRAEKLFLCIEEFDKKAKVAIAEKLINYKNDFWPEYDDNDEHLNWDAVDAGEYDITKEKFAKAITLYDIEIRENDIYCEYHDGDLFGGHMIHAYFNNDYKLLSAEV
- a CDS encoding YjjG family noncanonical pyrimidine nucleotidase, whose amino-acid sequence is MKYKVILFDVDDTLLDFPETERHALHNAFVQFGMPTGYNDYLASYKEISNGLWRDLENKMITLSELAVDRFRQLFALHNINVDAQQFSDVYLENLGKEVHLIEGAVQLCENLQDCKLGIITNGYTKVQQSRIGNSPLCNFFDHIIISEEVGHQKPAREIFDYAFEKFGITDKSSVLMVGDSLTSDMKGGEDYSIDTCWYNPSLKENRAEVKPTYEVESLLQILEILGVAEEKVASF
- a CDS encoding tyrosine-protein phosphatase, encoding MEQQRNWLQATVERIEDNTLQIKWENNIEEVRIYWSTSPDHIEENGELLATLNGELSYTIENPSETERPYFRLVGSNGQAVTVAERRLPLQGAFNFRDMGGYETTEGRKVKWGKLYRSEELAGLTEWDIDYLQKSGLKLICDYRTDFEVKHKPNPEITGARQVCLPVMQDLAKDLNINEFFQVGDLSMLGKPGEYLVKMNQGFVSGNEAFVSFLNLAQNPENLPLVNHCTAGKDRTGFGSALLLLLLGVPEKTVMEDYLLSNGFREKLNEKMMAFLGAKLQNDESRAILGAMFEARAEYLQAAIGEIQKQYGSVEAYAERALGFTKESLEEMKELLLED